A window from Theobroma cacao cultivar B97-61/B2 chromosome 3, Criollo_cocoa_genome_V2, whole genome shotgun sequence encodes these proteins:
- the LOC108661242 gene encoding uncharacterized protein LOC108661242 — translation MGETRIPPGFEGLMKLNSSNRAPKAPSAEEKNFLNERRIVSQVKEEIGCQGILQIAFGVSSPQRQGSIEDYSSRGSQKQHQVLACHLANDPSAACPPPCLSVKGTKVGSVIKIEGNDNEKPFEMREKKGLQSTLFLSKDKSKMVAGSFNGPCAVEVKAEMQAVDDRVNNSHGLHARLPSNMETSQCLRPVASTRVNLSVAGRSRGNTGAASAGGLIRDKLGKWIVGYNLNLGRCSSLSTDLWALFQGIKFTWDRGYRKVLVESDCVAAVECLRKAPSLLNSNIALIKSCRDLLNRKWDCKVHPIRREENLCANWLATHVEGCSPGLSIIKEPPLELNPLLENDCVRVARAHDSPSAVSFSDRKSH, via the exons ATGGGTGAAACTCGCATCCCTCCTGGTTTTGAAGGTTTGATGAAACTAAATTCTAGTAATAGAGCACCCAAAGCCCCAAGTGCAGAGgagaaaaattttttgaatgagAGAAGAATTGTGAGTCAAGTAAAAGAGGAGATTGGCTGTCAGGGTATCTTGCAAATAGCTTTTGGAGTTAGTAGTCCACAACGTCAAGGATCTATAGAAGATTACAGTTCACGAGGATCTCAAAAACAGCACCAG GTTTTGGCATGTCATTTGGCAAATGATCCTTCAGCTGCTTGTCCTCCTCCCTGTTTGTCAGTAAAGGGGACTAAAGTTGGATCGGtaattaaaattgaaggaAATGACAATGAAAAACCCTTTGAaatgagagagaagaaaggtCTGCAAAGTACGTTATTCCTTAGCAAGGACAAATCTAAAATGGTTGCTGGTTCGTTTAATGGTCCTTGTGCTGTAGAGGTCAAAGCTGAAATGCAGGCGGTAGATGATAGAGTAAATAACAGTCATGGACTCCATGCCAGATTGCCCAGCAACATGGAGACATCACAATGTTTGAGGCCTGTTGCTTCAACTAGGGTAAACCTGAGTGTAGCTGGGAGGTCAAGGGGGAATACTGGTGCTGCTAGTGCTGGTGGGCTAATTCGTGACAAATTAGGAAAGTGGATTGTCGGCTACAATCTTAACTTGGGCAGGTGCAGTTCTTTATCAACAGATCTGTGGGCTCTGTTTCAGGGAATAAAGTTTACATGGGATAGAGGGTATAGGAAAGTTCTGGTAGAGTCTGACTGCGTTGCTGCAGTGGAATGTTTAAGGAAAGCCCCCTCTCTGCTGAATTCTAATATAGCCCTCATTAAGAGCTGCAGAGATCTTCTCAATCGTAAGTGGGATTGCAAAGTCCATCCTATCCGAAGGGAAGAGAACTTGTGTGCTAATTGGTTAGCTACTCATGTTGAAGGCTGTTCACCGGGATTGTCAATCATTAAGGAGCCACCTTTGGAACTAAATCCTCTTCTGGAAAATGATTGCGTACGGGTTGCTCGTGCTCACGATTCCCCATCTGCAGTGTCCTTTAGCGACCGTAAATCCCACTGA
- the LOC18604829 gene encoding histone deacetylase 5, producing MEVESAASNSNAKNQRRVGLIYDQRMCKHRTPDDDYHPENPNRITVIWNRLKLAGIPERCVLLNAKEAEDKYICAVHSKKHVNLIRKISSKRYDSKRNLIASKLNSIYFNEGSSEAAYLAAGSVIEVAEKVAKGELDSAFALVRPPGHHAEFDEAMGFCLFNNVAIAATFLLDERPELDINKILIVDWDVHHGNGTQKTFWKDPRVLFFSVHRHEFGSFYPANDDGFYTMVGEGPGAGYNINVPWENGQCGDADYLAVWDHILLPVAKEFKPDVIIISAGFDAAVGDPLGGCRVTPYGYSVMLKELMDFAQGRIVLALEGGYNLDSIANSALACMEVLLEDKPISGFSEAYPFESTWRVIQAVRRKLSAFWPTLADELPTKLTNQKAPPHILPLSFESDDEDDEASKIVSADFVAAVEDVVEPLLKLKVEDNHDKVTTASTLWRSELSKSDIWYATFGSNMWKSRFLCYIEGGQVEGMKKSCSGSMDRNPPKDILWKTCPHRLFFGRDFTQTWGPGGVAFLHPQSNSHNKTYMCLYRITLEQFNDVLLQENGPDHDLSSPLFDLNALNSIPNEGSFSVEAVKRGWYHSVVYLGKENDIPILTMTCPLSTIEKFKSGEIPLRAPCKEYADTLVRGLVEGNQLSEEEARTYIHEASAKTII from the exons ATGGAGGTGGAATCAGCTGCGAGCAACAGCAATGCCAAAAATCAACGGCGGGTAGGTTTAATTTACGATCAGAGGATGTGCAAGCATCGTACTCCTGATGATGATTATCATCCCGAGAATCCCAATCGCATCACCGTTATTTGGAACAGGCTCAAACTCGCCGGCATTCCCGAACG ATGTGTGCTTTTAAATGCCAAAGAAGCGGAGGATAAATACATTTGCGCCGTTCACTCCAAAAAACACGTTAATTTGATTCGAAAGATAAGCTCCAAACGATATGATTCGAAGAGAAATCTAATCGCATCCAAATTAAATTCCATATATTTCAATGAAGGATCATCAGAGGCTGCTTACCTCGCAGCTGGCTCTGTCATTGAG GTTGCTGAGAAAGTGGCAAAAGGGGAATTGGATTCTGCTTTCGCTCTTGTTAGGCCACCTGGCCATCATGCTGAATTCGATGAAGCAATGGGATTTTGTTTGTTCAACAATGTGGCTATAGCTGCCACTTTTCTCCTTGATGAAAGG CCAGAACTTGATATAAACAAGATTCTGATAGTTGATTGGGATGTTCATCACGGTAATGGTACTCAAAAAACTTTCTGGAAGGATCCTCGTGTTCTGTTCTTCTCCGTTCACAG GCATGAGTTTGGCAGTTTTTACCCTGCTAATGATGATGGTTTTTATACCATGGTTGGAGAAGGACCAGGTGCAGGATATAATATAAATGTCCCTTGGGAGAATGGCCAGTGTGGCGATGCTGACTATCTTGCAGTTTGGGACCATATTTTACTTCCCGTTGCCAAGGAATTTAAGCCTGACGTAATTATAATATCTGCAGGATTTGATGCAG CTGTTGGTGATCCTCTAGGGGGATGTCGGGTAACACCATATGGATATTCCGTCATGTTGAAGGAG TTGATGGATTTTGCTCAAGGTAGGATTGTTTTGGCACTGGAAGGAGGATACAATCTTGATTCTATAGCAAATTCAGCCCTGGCTTGCATGGAAGTTCTGTTAGAAGACAAACCTATTTCTGGATTTTCTGAGGCATATCCATTTGAGTCTACATGGCGAGTAATACAAGCG GTTCGCCGAAAATTGAGTGCATTCTGGCCAACACTCGCAGATGAATTACCAACTAAGTTGACCAATCAAAAAGCTCCTCCT CATATTCTACCGTTAAGCTTCGAATCTGATGATGAGGATGATGAAGCTTCAAAAATTGTATCAGCGGACTTTGTTGCAGCTGTTGAGGATGTTGTAGAACCCCTTTTAAAGTTGAAGGTTGAAGATAATCATG ATAAAGTAACCACTGCTTCTACCCTGTGGAGATCAGAGCTGTCCAAGAGTGACATTTGGTATGCCACTTTTGGTTCAAATATGTGGAAGTCAAGGTTCCTCTGCTATATTGAAGGTGGACAG GTTGAAGGTATGAAAAAGTCATGTTCTGGTTCAATGGATAGAAACCCTCCAAAGGACATTCTGTGGAAAACTTGCCCTCACCGTCTTTTCTTTGGTCGCGATTTTACACAAACATGGGGTCCTGGAGGGGTTGCTTTCCTTCATCCTCAAAGCAACAGCCATAATAAAACTTACATGTGCCTCTATAGAATTAC GCTAGAGCAGTTCAATGATGTCTTGCTTCAGGAAAATGGTCCAGATCATGACCTGAGTTCTCCTTTGTTCGATCTAAATGCTTTGAACTCCATTCCAAATGAAGGTTCCTTCTCTGTGGAGGCTGTCAAG AGAGGCTGGTACCATAGCGTTGTTTACCTGGGAAAGGAGAATGATATCCCTATACTGACTATGAC GTGTCCCCTCTCAACGATTGAAAAATTTAAGTCCGGTGAGATCCCTTTACGTGCTCCTTGCAAAGAATATGCTGACACCTTAGTAAGAGGCCTGGTCGAAGGCAATCAGCTATCAGAAGAGGAGGCCAGGACTTATATACACGAAGCAAGCGCAAAAACCATTATATGA